The genomic stretch TGGCTGCTCTGCTTTTGCTCTTGGTGCGGGCCGAGACGCACGGCACGGATGGTGAGAGTGACACGAGCTGACGCGATCGAGGTGCACTTGCATTTGGGATTTGAGTGGCGAGAAGCTAGCAGGCAGCAGCGCGCCGTGTCAGCTGAGAAAGCAAGCACGTGTGGCGGAGCTGCGAGACGCGTGTAGGCTCGGCTCCACGTGGCAGGCATGACGCCGCTGACCATGCACGTGACAAGGCCTTGCCTATCGGTCGGTGCGTTCTGCTTGTACTGGGTTTCAGGTGCTCGATCTGTAACCTCTCTGCATCCATGCATGATTCGATTTTTGCCCAAGGACTCCATCCGTTCCCCTAAAAAAAAAGTTCTGACGTCTCGCTCTTCAAGCAATCAATTTTTTAAAGTTTTATTATtgctaaattataaaataaaataatatatattataaaataccTATTAATATTAGTATATTATAAGAGTAagatataataaaataaaattggaCTTCTCGAAGAGAAGAAGGATACgtgtttttttatttcttttttacgTTCTACAATTCTACCTTCGACTGTCCAACTCCAACGTGCGCGGGGCTCGACGACCTGAAATCGAAATGTCGCCGATCAGTCATCTTGCACCGTTGGCGTGTCGACACGATCTGACTTGCAGTCCATATATTCTGTGCTGGAGAGGGTCCAGAGGTTCTCGTCAGCCATGGAGCGTGCAGTTGCATGATTGCGTCTGGTCCGGGCCTCTGAACTGACGCTGCAGTGAGCACGGCCAAACCTGAAcagtcaccaccaccaccgtagACATACGGTTGAATCGCAGCTGGACAGAAAAGACTTCAGCGTCGGTGCCTCCGGTAGTGTCCCGTCCCGCCCTGTCCAGTTTGGGTTTTGGAGTTCAGAGCTGTGGCAAATGTAACAAATCGAAGAAATGGACATGGGAATTTGCGAGAAAATTTTAATCGTGAACACAAAATTACAACAGTTATCAGAGTTTTCTGAGGCTTGTTGACACGTCCTCCTATCTTTACTGGAACAAATGGAGGCAAAGGATGCTAGCCATGAAACTCAGCTTACGAAAGTCAACTGCCTAAATCCGTAACATCACAAAATAAATCCATCGAGAACTGTACGAGTCTAGGAGATGATAAAGAATACTACTTGTccatgagtttttttttttcaagatcgCGACTTCACGcgtttttcattaagaagaaGAGCCGAAGGAACGACAAAGTAACCGATACAAAGGATTCACAAATAATCCATAGATTACCAACgaagtccctaacacaaacgAAAAGCAAGAACAGAGAGGGAGGGGTCCCTCCACTTGACAACCCCAGCTAACTGAACATAATAAAAAAGGAACTCAACACTTTGGAAGCCAGCAGTGAAGTAAAGTCGTAGAAGACGATAGCGGCAATAGATGCAGGCAAATCATAGCTGGTAAATGGGATCTAGAATTCCAAATAGGACAGACATGCATGTGATCAAGTAATACTAAAAATCCTTTATTATTCTCAACATTATCTTATTTTTAGCTATCCACAACAAACTGCTGCCTTAAACAATATTTGGTGACCTGACAGATGAGATCCAATCTGTGCTTGACATAGACCACATACAGTGGCCTGCATTTATGTCCCATACGCTCGTGATAGTGCAATCGTAGTGAAGGTGGTGCTCCAGCCTTCCAGGTAGCAGATTTGTGTCTTGGGAGCTTTAAAATCTGTGGAAGACAACTGTTAGGTGGtgttaaaaaaattatttacagTGTCAATATGGATTTGAGCCCTATAGAGCACAAtgcacaaacttagaaaataaaCGAAATTTGTTTCACCTTAATTTTAGGTGAAATGCATTTTTTATGAATTTCACAATTTTCATCATTATCCAAAGTTATATGTGGCAAAAGTACTTTTGTTGGTGAATTCCTATGCCACTCCCAATCCAAACCCATGGACCAATGCAAACTCTGCACACAAAATGCAGATGCCTAAAGCTGTAACTTTACAAACAAATTGCAATTTTCAACTATACATATATTATCTAAACCATCCAAACAATGCTATAATTAGGGCATGTGCAGCCTGAAGCCCTGAACTTTAGCTCCAAAGTCATTCCATATCAGAAGAGAAAACATATTAAACAGTAACCTTTTTCTTCTATCCCTTTTAACCTTTACAAGCCCGTCAGTTCTCCTCCAGCCTCCAGTATCTAATTATATGGTCAGCTATCAGGGGAACACACATTCTTTACTTTGATGACTCTCCTGACCAGCATCATAAAAGTTTCAGCAGAGGGGACAAGCCTCTCATTCTCTGCCACCATCATATCATACAACCAAAGTGCCCTCTTAGCATTGCGCTTCTCACAGTAACCGCTGATAAGCATATCATACAAGTCGCTAGTCGGGGCCACTGTTTTCTTCTTCATCAtgataaaaaacttttcagctTCCTTCAAATTTCCACACTGGCAAAGGCCCTTGATCAAGGTCGTAAAAACCTCAACACCAGGATCAAGCCCTCTGTGCTCCATCTCATGGTAGAGGTTGACAATACCTTGGTTATTGCCAACCTTGCCATATCCATTAATAAGGCTCAAGTATGTATCCTGATCAGGAAGAAGTCCTTTGTCCATCATTGCCGTCAGCACATTGTTTGCCCTGTGAACCTCTCCTGCATTGCAGAGTCCCTCTAACATCTCATTGCAGCTGCCAATGTCCAGCACAAAACCTTCCTCATGCATGTTGTCAAAATAGGCCAGGCCTTCCTTTATCATCCCTTGTCTGAAACAACCAGCAATGAGATGATTGTACGTAGCATCATACGGTTTTGCTCCCATGGATAACATTTCTTGGTGCAACTGAGCAGCCTTGTCCATACACCCTTCGCAGCAATGCACTCTGATGAGGCAAGTGTACACGAATGCATTCAGACGACGACCACGACGAACCATGTCATCGCATTGCTCGAGTGCTGACATGAGATCACCAATGCGGCAGTAGGCATGCACCATCAGTGAGTGAGCAATGTCGTCGAGGAGAATGTTCCTCTGCAGCATCCTCTTCAGCAGCAATATCACCTGCTCCACCCTCTCTTCCTCGATCATCCTCAACGTGAGTGCGACGTGCGCCACAATGCCAGGCGCACACTTCTTACCATGGATCCTCTCCACGAGCGCCGCGGTCCTGGCGAGCTTGCCTTCCCGGCTCAGGACGCCAATGACAAGCTCGACGGTGCTCTTGTTGGCATACAGTCGCTTCAGCGTCATAAGCTCGAACACTTCCCATGCGACACCGAACGACCCAGCGCGCTGCGCCGCGTGCAGCGCGGCGTTGAAGGCGGAGAGTGAGGGCAGCACGCCGCGCCGCGCGAGGTAGCGACAGGCCTCGAGGGCCTCCGCCGGGAGGCGCAGCCGCGCGTAGGCATGAACCAGGAGGTGTAAGCCGCGGGTCGTGGCGGCCGTGCCGCTGTCCTCGTAGGCGGCGAAGAAGGTGTCGATGAAGCACGAGGCGGGGGCCGAAGACGACGAGTGCCTGGAGATGGCTGACTCGAGGAGGACGGAGGCGTTGCGGAAGAGCGCGGCGCGGGAGAGGAGGTGGACGAGGAGGCAGTAGGACCGGAGCGAGTGCGAGGAAGAGGAGGCTGCGGCGGCGGACCAGTGGAAGAAGGTGAGGGCATTCTTGGCGACGGGCTCGGGGGAGGCGTGGGGGTGCCTGGCGAGGGAGAGGAGAACGGCATCGACGTGGCCGTGGGACACCGCGCCGGCAGGGAAGGCGGCGGAGAGCGCCTCCCATGTCGCCCGCGGCTGGTGCGCCAGGTAGTGGGAGATGTGTTGAGGCGTCGCATGTGTGGCGGCCGTGAACAGCGCTGAAGCGGGCGTGCGACCGTGcagaccgccgccgcgccgcgcgaCGGCGTTCACGGCCATGGAAATAGCGTTGCAAGCTGCGCGAGCTCACGTTGCGGCAACCTCGCTGCACCTAAGCATGGTTGCGGTAGTTCAGAAATGGCAACGTTGCGGAAGTGCGCGTTTGTCTCGTTCAGATTGGTGAGAGATTTTGATATTTGACTGGCCTTGatctgatttctctgtttagagATATTTTGATATTTGACATTCAATTGGCGAGCCTTTCAAAATTTGACAATAACCAACACTATCACGCTAGCCATCTTTGCTTGTTCCCATCTATTTTTTTTGCTGATTATATTGCTATATATGCAGTCAAAATATTTGAAAGATGCAGGTTGCGAGTTCTTTGCACTGGCAATATGGAAATTCAGTCTCGCTCTAGATATGAGTAGTGATAGGCTCCAACAACAATACTtcgtttgaaaaaaaaagagttcgTTCATTATATGACACTACCCATTAATCAGCAGATCATTCTGTCAAACTGCACTCTGAACTTCTGTGCTAGCCTGTTCGCTAGTCTGAAACCCATAATTTatcgtcaaaaaaaaaatatttgttaGCAGAAAAGGTACGGCTTATAATAAGTTTTTTGGCCCTGAAAAACAGACTCTTgacttttgtgctatatatttGTCTGTGAAAAACAAACTCTTGACTGCTGTAGTGCACTAGTGCTCCAAGTTTTGTGCAAACATTCAGTTTTGTCCAATAGAAAGGAACACCCGTGAGGTAGTCATCTATTTGAGCCCCAAGGATCGTGTCAGTCCGATCAGACAGCGGGCGGTTGAGCAACTGCACACGATTTGCAAATCCTCCAATCGCAAATTCAGCATCTCAAGCgagtagattttttttaaaaaaaaaaactcagagCCGTATATTTCTTTAACTGATTTTACAAGCAAAATTATTCGAAGATTACATCAGGCCTAGGACATATCTTCAGATGACAGTGCCAAGTCATGTTCTGTCCAGTCCTAGCTGAGTGAATTTCAAGCACAAGATTCCGTATCTtcagattttattattttctatgTAGCAAGATCCACCTGATCAGTGCATGTCAAGTACACTTATTTAATCTGGCTACCACACATATACGTATTGTTCTTTTGGAGTGAAGCTTGTAAACAGCAGTGTTCATCGGGCTGACTGCCCCTACATGTGCTCCTTCACAACCGTCACAGGGCATGCCGCGTAGTTCACAATATAGGTGCTCACGCTCCCCATCAGAGCCCTGCGTTCAGGCAACAACAACAGCTGTTGGTAAGGAGAGAGATACCACGCTAGGGCAAAGGTTAAACTTGAACACAATCTTGAGTGCAGGGAGGTTCAAGATCATAAAGTTCAGAAATTACAAACTTTGCATGTTTTACCTCTTGAGCGTGCTTAGTCCTCTGCTCCCGATAACCATGCAGCTAAGGGAAACCAGGTCAACTGCTTCATAGAGCTTCTTTGCCGGGTCACCGTAGAATATCTTTGCAAAGACTTCAATCTGCGGTTATGTAGTTTCAAAAGCTAAGCAATCAGCTCACGCCAATAGTAACTCCCAGAAAGAATTGAGTACTGAAAAGCGGTGAATTGAACGAGCCAAAACCCATACCCCTCTTTGATTTGCCACTTGAGTGAGGATCTCAATTGTCTCCTTGTCCGGTGATACACCATATGTCCTGGTGACATCTGAGAACTCGGCCAGAGGGATGAGTGCTACAACACAAAAGAATGTACAGCTAGGATAAACTCATACTGCCAACGGCAACAGGTAAATATTCAAGTCCTGACTTTGTGAGCCACATCAAATCAACTTGAAACGAAGCAGAGAAGAAGAGGCATCAGTACTCACGGGAACCACTCTGCTCCCAGAGATGAACAGCGCCCTGCTCATTCTGATAGGAATTGTTCACATGGATTAGTATGAGCTTATCACCGTTCCTGGCAAGGTTTGTTGATGCCCATCGCAGAGCTGCTTTGCTGCATGACGAGAAGTCCACTGCGACTCCAATGTTCCTCCCAGCCATTTCCCTCACAACTAATTAGGAGCAGCTAACAGCCTACAAATTTCCAAACCAGTATGCCTGACAATAAGGCAATGAAGTTTCAGATATGGTATTCACTGCTGCTGGCCAGGTCCTTATATAAACAGATAACTGCAACTTGGAAATACCAGACAAAAcgagagagacagagagagaaATACTGACGTTACCTTTCTTTACTTTTCCCAAAATTCCTTTCCCATTTCAAATGAATGATCTTTATGCCTTGGTTTCCTTTACGCGATTCCTTATCATCACTTTAGCTGCCTAGAAAACATGTTAGAATGCTGACTTCCGTGAATGAATGAAACTGAAAACAGTGAGCAAAGTAAAGATTCACGATGCAAAGCAACAAAGTGACAACGAGAATGTTATTCCAGTTTTTCCATACAATTATCACTGCAATTACAGATTCTAGCAAATCGATTCACTGAAGAAATATCACCTGCAAGGAGAGTACCGGAGTAGTGATCAATAGTGTAACTCTGATGTAATACTGATCATGATTCATGACCAAAAGAGGAAGCATCTCAAAAGCCATTTAAAAAGGAATAAACTATAATGAGTTGCAGCCAATTCTGATGAAATGAGAGCTAAGGACTACAATTGATTATTATTTCAATAATTCTGTTTCAAGTGACTGATTAATAGCAACACGCTAGTAGCAGGAAGAAAACTAACGGATGGCACCATGCCTTGTTCATTATAATCACGTCCTTGTTTACAGAAGCTAAACTTAGAGAAGCAACATTTGGGACATACACCAATGTGCTAGATGACAAGAAATAGGTGTTCCAAGTAGAACTGCATTGCGCAATAAGAAATAGTACCAGTCACCATCACCAGGTTCCATACTTGATGCTTCCATTATATTCTTGCACAATACTTTCGCAAAATCATTGGACATcaccagtttttttttttaaaaaaaaacaatacaGGTCACCTACTGAAAAGTCAATTCTCTAAGTACCTACTGGTCATTTAGAAATGATTCAAAATATATGCTATTCAGCACCAGATGGTTAACTTGCTCTTCAGAACTAAAATACATTCTACACTGGCTCTTTCCACTTGAATGACACACGGTACATCCACCAGCTCCCCAGCATTCCAATGAGATGTAGCACCCTCCCGTCTGCTAATTCAATGGTTCCAATTGaaaaaaacttgtaatcttcagtATTAACATTTCTTGTACGCATGTACTGCAGAAAAATACAAAATGTTTAGTTCAAATAGCTAAGCACATAAAGGAGCATACTAAGACAGGAAAGAAAATAGAAATTTGAATATTGATGTAGATGTGTGTCACTCTATTGGTATAATAGATAATTGCTTCAATAAAATCCATATTTGCAATTATTAAGTCATAATTCAAACAAATATCCAATAAAATGGACTCGCTAAAATGTAAGCAGAACTCAACCAAATACTACCTCTAACTAATAAAAGATTTAACTTTGAATTCTCCTTTTTCAAGTGTGCTGCAGTGGAACGCATGGAAAGAACTGCAAGCATACCGTTCAATGGGGAAAAAAGGCACATGAGCCTTAGTCTAATGGTTTAACTACTGCGTCTGTGTTCGTTGATATATCATTTGCCACGGTGTAGTTGCACTAAAACATTATGTCAGCTTATCAAATCATCACTATATCGCTATACAGGAAAATGATCTCAAATCTCGGGGGAAATCATTCAACATCTCTAATCCTGAAGCAGCCGTGACAGTTCATGTTCAagtgaaaaaaagaaagaaaagaaaaggtacACAGAGGTAGCATAAAGAATCTCCCAGACATTATAACTTTGTGATTCTTCATGAGAGACAGAGTTCTTGGAGCTTTTATACTTATGCCTAAAATACAGTAAGGAACTACCTTAAATACTTACAGAGGTGTGGCAAAAGGACCCAAAACTTTGTCCGGGGGGAAAAAAGAGCACCCAAAACACAAATTTTGATGAGAGTAAAACACTGAATGACTGAATCCCCAAAAGGCCCAAACTTTGTTTATACAAGTTTAGCATACCATTAATTGGGATACTAAGAAATAATATAAAACATTTGccgtaaaaaaaagaaataatctaAAACAGACCCAAAGCTGTCAGGACTCAGGAATGTGATCATTTTTAATCCTTTGTATAAGTTTTTTTTGCATACGTCAGAAGCTTGGAATCCTAGCGGTAGGATCGCCCCTCAAAACCATTTCTCTAAAGGTCATAGGATAGGAGCACATCCATACGGATCGTGACCTTGACAAACTGATATGGTGATTTTATTAATTGgtttgaaacaaaaaaaaatgtcagccttctttgatccttggggCTGATGGGACGTTTCAGGATTATGTGAACTGTAAAAAAGGGTTATGAGAGTGAAAGTTACTACCATATTGAAAGCATTTCAGAATCTGAATCAGATGATACTGACGTAGAACTACTGTAGATCCGATTTAAATTGCAAGCATCCACTACACCCCTAATAAGACCtaaaagagaaataaaaaatatacacaAAACTCACCTCCTCCTTGGACACAGCATGGTTTTGACCCATCTCCCTATGTCGAAGCTGAAATAATTAATGGCATATTagttagaaagaaaaaaaaaagacagacTGCCCTCCTTTGAGTCAACTCTTGCATGGCATGATGAAATATGAAACATCATACCATGTTGAGAAACACAAAACAGTACTTGCATACATATTtactcatataaaaatataaaataataaaataatatacACATTTTACTAACCTCCTGAAGAAACAAATATATTGAATAGTGGCTAGGTCTCGAGCAGTAGATGAGAAGCAAAATATTTAGGGCAAGACCTAACGGGCTGTGCAACCCAGAAATAATCAGAAAAATCAATCCAACTGGCAGCTGAAGTTTCCTGACCAAAGGCCAAAATGAAGGCCCACGCTCGGTTTTCAAAGATCCCGTGGTTGGTCCAGCTATGGCTTTTGATGGTTGCTCTGCGAAACCAAATTAGAAAAATAAACACCATTCATTAGGGACaaccagaaaaaaaaactaaaatcaaTATTCAACAGAAAAAAGGCTCTACAGGTGTGAATGGAAACTAGTTATAAGCAGGTAGCTAGGGATAAGTCTGTACAATAGAAATAAACCAGATTAGAGGACCAGTCAACATGAATAAACTGATTTTAAGAGTTAGTGCTTGAAGTCCTTGACTGATTAAACTGGACCAGTCCATAAGCCCAGTTATTTTCCCAAACATTGCAAAGTTTAAGCAACAAGTAGTCTTTGACTATGTTTAAGAAACCAGTTATTTTCCCAAATGTTGTGgattttgaattttgcataacaTTTAGGCGCTAGCACTTCGATCATGTGTTAGAAAAATGTTGTTGCTATGAGTCCATGAGCCTTTGTATGCCATTGACCACTCATTGGGACCATCTTATGTGTTTTCTGTGGGGTGGTGAAAAGAGAACCCGTACTTCAAATTATTTTCAACGTGTCTAGAGGGAGAATTTCACCTTTTGTGGCAGCAGTAACCTGTCCCTGATGAAGCGTCATCGCTAGCATGGTGCTTGTTCCAAATCCTTTTATCAGATTGAGACCTAAtggaaaataaagcacaaaaTCAAAATCATTAAGAGTTAGCCCATGGAACTGACACTCTAGAAGTCTTGAAGGGTCTTGACAAAATAATACTACTGGAAAACAAGCATATACTGAATCGGTAAAGTAATTTGCTGAATGCACAAGTAAACCACATAATTTTCCGCCGATTCATGATCGATAATAAACGGCATACTACTAATGTCGAGTGAGTGAGACAAACATGGCGCACGATCGTAGGGGACTAGGGGTCACCTACTCCACTCACCTGACAACTGCGGCCGGAGACCAAGGGCTACTCTCGCGGTGAGCGAAGGCCCGAACTCGGCAGCGCGAGGCTGGAAAGCGGGGCTCGAACAGCGCGCGAGGAACTGGCGAATAGGGCTGGCGGCGACTGGTGCGCGGG from Sorghum bicolor cultivar BTx623 chromosome 3, Sorghum_bicolor_NCBIv3, whole genome shotgun sequence encodes the following:
- the LOC8056551 gene encoding pentatricopeptide repeat-containing protein At1g66345, mitochondrial — encoded protein: MAVNAVARRGGGLHGRTPASALFTAATHATPQHISHYLAHQPRATWEALSAAFPAGAVSHGHVDAVLLSLARHPHASPEPVAKNALTFFHWSAAAASSSSHSLRSYCLLVHLLSRAALFRNASVLLESAISRHSSSSAPASCFIDTFFAAYEDSGTAATTRGLHLLVHAYARLRLPAEALEACRYLARRGVLPSLSAFNAALHAAQRAGSFGVAWEVFELMTLKRLYANKSTVELVIGVLSREGKLARTAALVERIHGKKCAPGIVAHVALTLRMIEEERVEQVILLLKRMLQRNILLDDIAHSLMVHAYCRIGDLMSALEQCDDMVRRGRRLNAFVYTCLIRVHCCEGCMDKAAQLHQEMLSMGAKPYDATYNHLIAGCFRQGMIKEGLAYFDNMHEEGFVLDIGSCNEMLEGLCNAGEVHRANNVLTAMMDKGLLPDQDTYLSLINGYGKVGNNQGIVNLYHEMEHRGLDPGVEVFTTLIKGLCQCGNLKEAEKFFIMMKKKTVAPTSDLYDMLISGYCEKRNAKRALWLYDMMVAENERLVPSAETFMMLVRRVIKVKNVCSPDS
- the LOC8056552 gene encoding uncharacterized protein C167.05, whose product is MAGRNIGVAVDFSSCSKAALRWASTNLARNGDKLILIHVNNSYQNEQGAVHLWEQSGSPLIPLAEFSDVTRTYGVSPDKETIEILTQVANQRGIEVFAKIFYGDPAKKLYEAVDLVSLSCMVIGSRGLSTLKRALMGSVSTYIVNYAACPVTVVKEHILANRLAQKFRVQFDRMIC
- the LOC110433562 gene encoding uncharacterized protein LOC110433562, with product MMACRRLAREAVAASLRRGSATAPTASTRAFSAAAAAAASCSSRAPVAASPIRQFLARCSSPAFQPRAAEFGPSLTARVALGLRPQLSGLNLIKGFGTSTMLAMTLHQGQVTAATKEQPSKAIAGPTTGSLKTERGPSFWPLVRKLQLPVGLIFLIISGLHSPLGLALNILLLIYCSRPSHYSIYLFLQELRHREMGQNHAVSKEEYMRTRNVNTEDYKFFSIGTIELADGRVLHLIGMLGSWWMYRVSFKWKEPV